The nucleotide window ATAACTATTCTAAAGAACGTTTACAAAAAATAAATGATTTATTAAATGAAAATAAATAAAATTGATTAAAAAAATAAAAAGCAACTAGATAATATTTAATAACTAGTTACTAAAAAGCAACTAATTTACAATAATCTTAACTATATGATATTCTTTAAAAAATAAATAAAAAAGGAGAGAATACTAATGAAAAACATTTATGATTTTAAAGTAAAAGATTCAAACGGTAATGAAATTTCACTTGAAGAGTATAAAGGAAAAACTCTTTTGATTATAAATACCGCAACACACTGTGGGTATACTCCTCAATATGAAGAATTACAGTTATTATATACAAAATATAAAGAGAAAGGTTTTGAGATATTAGATTTTCCATCTAATCAATTTGGAGAACAAACTCCCGAAGAAAATTCTGAAATCTTAAATTTTTGTAATATTAATTTCGGTGTTAAATTTAAAATTTTTTCTAAGATTGATGTAAATGGAAATAACTCCTCTGATTTATTTAAATTTTTGAGATTGAAGGCTCCAAAAGCAGATGAAACAAAAGATTCTTTAGAATTATACAAAAGACTTAAAGAAAAGAGAAATTTTATAACAGTAGATGATGAAATAAAATGGAACTTTACAAAATTTTTAGTTAATAAAAAAGGTGATGTAATAAAAAGATTTTCACCAACAGATACTCCTTTAAGTTTCGAAAAAGATATCGTCAAACTGCTTGAAGAGAAATAAAAAATTAAATTTGTGAAAAGAGATTGAAAATCATATTTAGATGAATATAACTTATAGTTTTTTTATATGAACAGGAGAGAATAGTATGAAACTAAAATTTTTTATAGGAGTTGGAATTATGATTGGAACTTTAGCTTTTGGAGATTGGAAAGATTTTAAAAAACCGAGTGATGCTGAATTGAAATCAAGACTTACTAATATACAGTATGAAGTTACTCAGAAAAATGGCACTGAACCTCCGTTTGAAAACTTGTATAATGATAATAAAAAAATGGGTATCTATGTAGATATTGTTTCAGGAGAACCTCTTTTTTCATCTAATGACAAATATGAATCCGGAACTGGTTGGCCAAGTTTTACAAAGCCTTTAGTTTCTGAAAATATAGTGTTGAAAAAGGATTTTAAACTTATCTGGCCAAGAACAGAGGTGAGAAGCAAGCATGCAAATTCTCATTTAGGACACGTATTTAATGATGGACCAGCACCCACGGGAAAGAGATATTGTATGAACTCTGCTGCACTTAGATTTATTCCTTTAGAAGAGTTAGAGAAAGAGGGATACGGAGAGTTTTTAAAAGAGTTTGAGGTGAAAAAATGAATAGAGCAAAATCGTTAGTGGTATTGATGTTGAATCTATAAAGGTTAACTATGATAGTGATAAAATAAGTTATTCTCAGTTTTTAGAAAAGGTTTGGGGGAAGTAGAAGGTTATAAAAAAAGTGCCATTTAAATTTGGCACTTTTTCTTTATTATGTCAGGATTTTACATTTTTTATAACTACCGTAAACTTTTAGTTTTTTTACTTCTTTAGTTATATTATTTAAAGCTTTTTTCAAATTGTCATGAGATAAATTTCCTTCTAAATCAATATAGAAATTATATGAAAAAGTCCCGTCACCTATAGGTCTTGATTCGATTTTTGTAAGATTTATTTTATGATTATAAAACTCACCTAACACTTTATACAAACTTCCAATTTCATGTTTTAATTTTATTCCGACTGTAATTTTATTATTATCAGGATGACTTTTTAAATTTGACTGGATAACAATAAATCTTGTTTTATTGTTTTCATTATCATTTATGTTCTCTTTAAGAATTTTTAAATTATTAATTTTACAAGCACGATTACTTCCAATAGCAGCTTTCTCTAAAGAGTTAGAATCCTTTATATATTTTACACTTAGAGCTGTATTGTGGTAGTGAATATGTTTTACGTCACTTAAAGAATCTATAAAGATTTTACTCTGTTCAAATCCTTGAGGATGAGAGTAAATCTCTTTGATATTCTCTAGGGTAGAATTTTTATTGCCGATTAGATTTTGAATTATTTTTATACAAACCTCTCCAACTATAAAAAGATCATACTTATCTAATAAATCATAAACTAAGTTGATAGATCCTGTAGTTGAATTTTCAATAGGTAAAATACCATACTCAATCTCTTCATTTTTAAGGTTTATAAAAACGTCTTCGAATGTTTTATAATTTTTAGCTTCAATATCTTCCCCAAAATATTGAAACATAGCTTCTTGACTAAATGCTCCCTCGATTCCTTGATAACCGACTACAATCTTTTTATTTTTCACTTATCTCACCTCTTATCGACTTTATAATATCTGTGCATTCCACTCGGATGAGGTTCGAAGCCAGATATATTTTTATTGACTCCAGCAATAACTTTTCTTGTAAATGATATTGCCATAACTCCATCCTCTTGAATAAGTTTTGCAGCTTTTTGATAGTAGCTCTCTCTTTTTTGGTCATCTATCTCCTCTTTAGCTAGCTTTAAAAGTTGGTTAACCTCTGTATTTGAATAGAAGAATCTATTTCCAGCAGGACCTATAAATTTTTCATTGAAAACAGTTAATGCTTCCTCAGCATCCCCAGTTGGAGATGTCTTACCAAGATGGAAAAGCTGGTGTTTTCCATTTGATGTTTCACTTATAAAAGTTCCCCACTCTAAAGGATTTATAGTTAGATTTATTCCAATCTCTTTTAATTGAGCTTGAATAATTTGAGATATTTGCATACTGTCACTGTTACTGTGGATTGTTATAGATAGATTTAGATTCTCTTTGTTTTCAACTTTTTCTAAATACTCTTTAGCTTTTGCAATATCTTGATTATAGACAGCTCTATCATCTGTGTATCCAAACATATTTGAAGCTAAAGGAGAGTTGATACTTTCAGCGTATTTTCCTAAAACTGTACCTAAAATCTCATCAGCATTTAAGGCATAGATTATTGCCATTCTTAAATTTTTATCTTTTAATTTTGAATCATTCATGTTGAAACCGATGAACTCTATTGCTAGAGGATCAACTGTCATAAGAGTTAAGTTCTGATTGTTTTGAACTTGTTCAGCGTCTATAGGTGAAACAGCATAAGCTACATGGAGTTCCTCTGTTTCTAATCCAATAACTCTATTGGTAGCTTCAGGAATACTTCTGAAAACTAATTTGTCGATGTTTGGTTTTTTAAAAGGATGATTAACATTACTTTTTAAGGTAATTTTATCTCCAGTTATCCATTCCTCTAAAATGAAAGCACCTGTTCCAATAGGATGTTGTCCAAAATTAGTTCCAGATTCAGTGACAGCTTTTTCGCTTACAATAGATGCTCCAGGGTCAGCTAAAAATTTTAAAAGAGTTTTTGTAGGATATTTTGTATTAATATCAAAAGTTTCATCATCAACTTTTTGAAGAGTGTCTATACTCTCACCAATAACTCCAACTATTTTTGAGTTTTTAACTCTGTTTAAAGAAAAGATAA belongs to Cetobacterium sp. ZOR0034 and includes:
- a CDS encoding glutathione peroxidase codes for the protein MKNIYDFKVKDSNGNEISLEEYKGKTLLIINTATHCGYTPQYEELQLLYTKYKEKGFEILDFPSNQFGEQTPEENSEILNFCNINFGVKFKIFSKIDVNGNNSSDLFKFLRLKAPKADETKDSLELYKRLKEKRNFITVDDEIKWNFTKFLVNKKGDVIKRFSPTDTPLSFEKDIVKLLEEK
- a CDS encoding prephenate dehydratase domain-containing protein codes for the protein MKNKKIVVGYQGIEGAFSQEAMFQYFGEDIEAKNYKTFEDVFINLKNEEIEYGILPIENSTTGSINLVYDLLDKYDLFIVGEVCIKIIQNLIGNKNSTLENIKEIYSHPQGFEQSKIFIDSLSDVKHIHYHNTALSVKYIKDSNSLEKAAIGSNRACKINNLKILKENINDNENNKTRFIVIQSNLKSHPDNNKITVGIKLKHEIGSLYKVLGEFYNHKINLTKIESRPIGDGTFSYNFYIDLEGNLSHDNLKKALNNITKEVKKLKVYGSYKKCKILT
- a CDS encoding ABC transporter substrate-binding protein, coding for MKNRLNLLCLILLIALLTACGNKESEISKKEVVAAQVGAAKSLDPQGTNDKRSLEVIVQLYDTLVEVDSDMNLKDGLAESWEYITPTKIRMKLKKNVFFHNGDPLKVEDVIFSLNRVKNSKIVGVIGESIDTLQKVDDETFDINTKYPTKTLLKFLADPGASIVSEKAVTESGTNFGQHPIGTGAFILEEWITGDKITLKSNVNHPFKKPNIDKLVFRSIPEATNRVIGLETEELHVAYAVSPIDAEQVQNNQNLTLMTVDPLAIEFIGFNMNDSKLKDKNLRMAIIYALNADEILGTVLGKYAESINSPLASNMFGYTDDRAVYNQDIAKAKEYLEKVENKENLNLSITIHSNSDSMQISQIIQAQLKEIGINLTINPLEWGTFISETSNGKHQLFHLGKTSPTGDAEEALTVFNEKFIGPAGNRFFYSNTEVNQLLKLAKEEIDDQKRESYYQKAAKLIQEDGVMAISFTRKVIAGVNKNISGFEPHPSGMHRYYKVDKR